The following coding sequences lie in one Ostrea edulis chromosome 8, xbOstEdul1.1, whole genome shotgun sequence genomic window:
- the LOC125667645 gene encoding E3 SUMO-protein ligase ZBED1-like, translating to MFANRQLYKSSSPKAVDITQKIAKFLVKDLRPYRMVDSPEFRDIVNALDPRYQVPSRKQFSEAIIPKMYNAVKENVLKTLSSATQVAITSDGWTSRSTESYVTVTATFVDANWEMQNYVLQTRPMPESHTAENVASVIREACKEWKLPSPLGPPPLVSDNAANMLKAGQIIGCIHIGCLAHTLNLAAQRSLKVKTVSNLLARIRTIVAFFHRSTVAASVLKAKAELLTIPNHKLKIDVCTRWNSTFDMIERFLEMQAAVIASLRCKELSHIKNKDISNLSDESVSLAENIAACLKPLKDMTTMLCTESTPTLSVIMPLHRQLITNILVAKEDDSHTVVEMKKLMKNDLESRYADKKDFLNMVSAIDPRFKSLPYLTDEEKTDVFDHVTQEAVRLAGAKLKPFVVKTDKEDESTSTIVQPNLPLLPALPGDSEIQIKNETVVETSSKTGTFADSSCVLHDILGDVFVTLVEPPKSSLELVQMEVINYKSEPSIPLKANPLNWWRDHKTKYPQLCDLAKSFLCIPATSVPSERVFSTAGDIITAQRANLKGKHVDTLIFLKKNMI from the exons ATGTTCGCTAATAGACAGCTTTATAAATCTTCATCACCCAAAGCAGTGGACATTACGCAAAAAATTGCTAAATTTTTGGTCAAGGACCTTAGACCTTACAGAATGGTTGACAGCCCAGAGTTTAGAGATATTGTCAATGCATTGGACCCGAGATACCAAGTTCCATCTCGAAAACAATTTAGTGAGGCCATCATCCCTAAAATGTACAACGCAGTGaaggaaaatgtactaaaaacCTTGTCATCAGCAACACAG GTGGCAATCACTAGTGATGGATGGACCTCGAGGTCAACCGAGTCATATGTCACTGTCACGGCAACCTTTGTTGATGCAAATTGGGAGATGCAGAATTATGTTCTTCAAACCAGGCCCATGCCAGAAAGTCATACAG CTGAAAATGTGGCATCTGTCATCAGGGAGGCCTGTAAAGAATGGAAACTTCCAAGTCCTCTTGGTCCTCCGCCACTGGTGTCTGACAATGCAGCAAATATGTTAAAAGCAGGGCAGATAATTGGGTGCATTCACATAGGATGTTTAGCTCACACTCTGAATTTAGCAGCACAACGTTCCCTGAAAGTGAAAACTGTCTCTAATCTGTTGGCCCGTATCAGAACCATTGTTGCATTTTTTCATCGCAGCACTGTGGCAGCATCAGTTTTAAAAGCCAAGGCAGAACTGTTGACTATCCCAAACCACAAACTCAAAATTGATGTGTGTACCAGATGGAATTCTACCTTTGATATGATTGAGAGATTTCTAGAAATGCAGGCTGCTGTCATAGCTTCACTTAGATGCAAGGAATTATCACATATTAAGAACAAGGATATAAGCAACCTAAGTGATGAGAGTGTCTCTCTGGCAGAAAACATTGCAGCTTGTTTGAAACCCTTAAAGGACATGACCACTATGCTCTGCACTGAATCCACTCCAACTCTTTCTGTGATTATGCCACTTCATCGACAGCTCATCACCAACATTCTAGTCGCAAAAGAGGATGATTCCCACACAGTTGTGGAGATGAAGAAGCTTATGAAAAATGATTTGGAATCAAGGTATGCAGACAAGAAAGACTTTCTCAACATGGTGTCAGCCATTGATCCTCGTTTTAAATCTTTACCATATCTCACTGATGAAGAAAAGACAGATGTGTTTGACCATGTCACGCAGGAAGCAGTACGTCTAGCAGGAGCCAAATTGAAACCATTTGTTGTGAAAACAGATAAAGAAGATGAAAGCACATCTACGATTGTTCAGCCTAACTTGCCCTTATTGCCTGCGCTTCCTGGTGATTCAGAAATTCAGATTAAAAATGAAACAGTTGTTGAAACCAGCAGCAAGACAGGAACATTTGCAGATTCCTCCTGTGTCTTGCATGACATTTTGGGTGATGTATTTGTTACTTTAGTAGAGCCACCAAAATCATCCCTTGAGTTAGTACAGATGGAAGTCATCAATTATAAGAGTGAGCCATCAATTCCACTAAAGGCCAATCCTTTAAACTGGTGGCGTGACCACAAGACCAAATATCCACAGCTGTGTGATCTAGCTAAATCTTTCCTCTGTATCCCAGCCACAAGTGTGCCTTCAGAGAGGGTGTTCTCAACTGCAGGAGACATTATAACTGCACAACGGGCTAACCTTAAAGGAAAGCATGTGGACACTCTGATcttcttgaaaaaaaatatgatataa